In the Desulfobacterales bacterium genome, GCGGCTGTTTCCGGAAGGTTGAGCGGATCCGTGTTTTTAAGAGCGGCATCCAGAAGGCTTTGGGCACGCGGATAGTCGCCTTTTTTTAACAGGAGCACACCCTGGTTCCGCAGCAGGGGGCCAAAAAGCTTGGGGTTGCCTGCGGCAATTTTTTCAGCCCGGGCGATTTCGTTGGCAGCTTCTTCAAACCTGTTGACGTCTATGAGAGCGGCGGCTTTATTTGTAAGCGACTGCAGGGCTCCGTCCTGATTTTTCAGATCCATATAGGCGATGTAGGCTTCCTCATAAAACAGGAGGGCGCTGTTAAGATCGCTGACCGCCCGATAGACATTTCCGATATTATTCATGATCATGGCGCTGCCGGCCATATGGTCGGAAGCGGTAAAGCGTTCGTGCGCTTTAAAAAAATGCGCCAGCGCCTGGGGGTAGCATCCCCGTTGATAGCGGTCGTTGCCTTTAATGAGTTCATTCGCACCGGCTGTGCTGTCAGGGGGCAATGAATTCTTGAGGGTATTTCCCCCGGCGCAGGCGCACAGCAGCAGCGCCAAAAACCATATCATCAGGCTTGTTTTACCTTT is a window encoding:
- a CDS encoding tetratricopeptide repeat protein; translation: MKGKTSLMIWFLALLLCACAGGNTLKNSLPPDSTAGANELIKGNDRYQRGCYPQALAHFFKAHERFTASDHMAGSAMIMNNIGNVYRAVSDLNSALLFYEEAYIAYMDLKNQDGALQSLTNKAAALIDVNRFEEAANEIARAEKIAAGNPKLFGPLLRNQGVLLLKKGDYPRAQSLLDAALKNTDPLNLPETAAVNFALGTLMVKTDRPGEAIHHFKAALSADRSSSYYMGTADDLAAIGSVHLSRGYAELAVGYFKRAVKIYALLRNQPKVDATRNLLVEASQKAGMNIELTEFFVEKWSREEASERPCR